In Mustela lutreola isolate mMusLut2 chromosome 1, mMusLut2.pri, whole genome shotgun sequence, one genomic interval encodes:
- the SLC43A3 gene encoding equilibrative nucleobase transporter 1, with protein sequence MPSQGLSLRVATLLTGLLECLGFAGVLFGWASLVFVFKTERYFEELCEPDGALMGNLTGQADCKAQDEKFSLIFTLGSFMNNFMTFPAGFIFDRFKTTVARLIAIFLYTSATLIIAFTSAGSALLLFLAMPMLTVGGILFLITNLQVGNLFGKHRSTIITLYNGAFDSSSAVFLVIKLLYEQGISLRASFIFLSVCSAWHVVRTFLLMPRGHIPYPLPPNYRYGLCSGNDTTEGEKNAAESDKVEMQSNEFLPAKEETLEPGKQQESRSFWRHALSQRFVCHLLWLSVIQLWHYLFIGTLNSLLTNLAGGNRVLVSTYTNAFAITQFFGVLCAPWNGLLMDQLKQKYQKEAKDKGSSAMTVALRSAVPSLALTSLLCLGFAVCASVPILPLQYVTFILQVISRSFLYGGNAAFLTLAFPSEHFGKLFGLVMALSAIVSLLQFPIFTFIKGPLQNDPLYVNVMLVLATVLTFIHPFMVYWECRQEKSSLAAA encoded by the exons ATGCCAAGCCAGGGTCTATCCCTCCGAGTGGCCACCCTGCTGACCGGGCTGCTGGAATGCCTTGGCTTTGCTGGAGTCCTCTTTGGCTGGGCATCGCTGGTGTTCGTCTTCAAAACAGAGCGTTACTTTGAGGAGCTATGTGAACCAGATGGCGCGCTGATGGGCAATCTTACGGGGCAGGCTG aCTGCAAAGCCCAGGATGAGAAGTTCTCACTCATCTTCACCCTGGGATCCTTCATGAACAACTTCATGACATTCCCCGCCGGCTTCATCTTTGACAGGTTCAAGACCACCGTGGCTCGTCTCATAGCCAT ATTTCTCTACACCAGCGCCACACTCATCATAGCCTTCACCTCTGCAG gCTCAGCCCTGCTGCTTTTCCTGGCCATGCCCATGCTCACCGTGGGAGGGATCCTGTTTCTGATCACCAACCTGCAG GTTGGGAACCTCTTTGGCAAACACCGCTCAACCATCATCACCCTCTACAATGGGGCATTTGACTCCTCCTCGGCAGTCTTCCTTGTCATCAAG CTGCTTTATGAGCAGGGGATCAGCCTCAGGGCCTCCttcatcttcctctctgtctgcagtGCCTGGCATGTTGTGCGTACTTTCCTCCTGATGCCCCGAGGCCACATCCCCTACCCACTGCCCCCCAACTACCGCTACGG CCTGTGCTCCGGGAATGACACCACCGAGGGGGAGAAGAACGCAGCTGAGTCCGACAAGGTAGAAATGCAGTCGAATGAGTTCCTTCCAGCAAAGGAAG AGACACTAGAACCTGGCAAGCAGCAGGAGTCCCGCTCTTTCTGGCGCCACGCACTCTCTCAGCGCTTTGTCTGCCACCTGCTGTGGCTGTCCGTGATACAGCTGTGGCACTACCTCTTCATCGGCACCCTCAACTCGCTGCTCACCAACCTGGCGGGAGGCAACAGAGTGCTAG TCAGCACCTACACAAATGCCTTCGCCATCACTCAGTTCTTTGGGGTGCTGTGTGCCCCCTGGAACGGCCTGCTCATGGACCAGCTCAAGCAGAAGTACCAGAAGGAAGCCAAAGACAAAG GGTCCTCGGCCATGACAGTGGCCCTGCGCTCCGCGGTGCCTTCTCTGGCCCTGACGTCTCTCCTGTGCCTGGGCTTTGCCGTCTGTGCCTCGGTGCCCATCCTGCCCCTCCAGTATGTCACCTTCATCCTGCAAGTGATCAGCCGCTCCTTCCTGTACGGGGGCAACGCCGCCTTCCTCACCCTCGC tTTCCCTTCAGAGCACTTTGGGAAGCTCTTTGGGCTGGTGATGGCCTTATCAGCCATTGTGTCTCTGCTCCAGTTCCCTATCTTCACCTTCATCAAAGGCCCCCTCCAGAATGACCCGCTCTAC GTGAATGTGATGCTGGTGCTTGCTACTGTGTTGACGTTCATCCACCCCTTCATGGTGTACTGGGAGTGTCGGCAGGAAAAGAGCTCTCTTGCAGCTGCCTAG